A DNA window from Rhineura floridana isolate rRhiFlo1 chromosome 11, rRhiFlo1.hap2, whole genome shotgun sequence contains the following coding sequences:
- the LOC133367501 gene encoding uncharacterized protein LOC133367501 produces MSSTKMAAVIGGISRLFQPTIGVLSAEKLCQGLNPWYFLIGLRMVTLFFAFGPWDSLKSDMVCQWPSDTGDAKTFCSVLCYNQLFPIPISAVWSFYFIAIIFTVALMKFVYVQSKDASGKDVEEEPRPSFGTEADAGCCETQSQPKFGGWRYGIYIFSIVLILAMELSFIWILIGLQLPIMTQGIVTCRPNNPACPPSAQCALNGQSDKQGILWALAFCAAANACVCIGYLATPACQACGYGGGSGSGSTGAARAACQGNRGREAVGQGCRCNGAGCHHCQGDGGAWARAYGCRSDGGMGTAGCGCQLEGAKCCCRQGNGREVACGCPENRCCPCYFQGNEAGQSRNSMASKEDSEGKLLRGDIELGAERKNWGMIDGKMQMREPVRIGTKTGQGSPGGRKTVTYVAKYQTWGKRRL; encoded by the coding sequence ATGGCTGCCGTTATTGGGGGAATTTCCCGGCTTTTTCAGCCAACAATTGGGGTACTGTCCGCAGAGAAGCTCTGCCAGGGTCTCAATCCATGGTACTTTCTCATTGGCCTTCGCATGGTGACCCTCTTTTTCGCCTTTGGGCCCTGGGACTCCCTGAAGAGTGACATGGTTTGTCAGTGGCCCTCAGACACTGGGGATGCAAAAACGTTCTGCTCAGTACTCTGCTATAACCAGCTGTTCCCTATCCCCATCTCTGCTGTGTGGTCCTTCTACTTCATTGCCATCATCTTCACTGTGGCACTCATGAAGTTTGTCTACGTTCAGTCGAAAGACGCTTCGGGAAAGGACGTGGAAGAAGAGCCGAGACCTTCTTTCGGAACTGAAGCAGACGCCGGGTGTTGCGAAACCCAAAGCCAACCTAAGTTTGGTGGCTGGAGGTACGGGATCTACATCTTCAGCATAGTCTTGATTTTGGCCATGGAGCTAAGCTTCATATGGATTCTGATTGGCCTCCAGTTGCCCATTATGACACAAGGAATTGTCACGTGCCGCCCAAACAACCCAGCATGtcccccctctgcccagtgtgctCTGAATGGCCAATCTGACAAGCAGGGCATTTTGTGGGCTCTGGCCTTTTGTGCAGCAGCCAACGCGTGTGTCTGCATTggctatctggccacccctgcctgTCAGGCTTGTGGCTACGGTGggggcagtggcagtggcagcacgGGGGCAGCCAGGGCTGCTTGCCAAGGCAACCGTGGCAGAGAGGCTGTGGGTCAGGGCTGTCGCTGTAATGGGGCAGGTTGTCACCATTGCCAGGGTGACGGTGGGGCATGGGCGAGGGCATACGGATGCCGGAGTGATGGTGGCATGGGGACAGCAGGATGCGGGTGCCAGCTGGAGGGAGCAAAGTGTTGCTGTCGTCAAGGCAATGGCAGGGAAGTggcctgtggctgtccagagaACAGGTGTTGCCCCTGCTACTTCCAGGGAAATGAAGCAGGCCAAAGCCGGAACTCCATGGCCAGCAAGGAAGATTCAGAGGGGAAATTACTAAGGGGAGACATAGAACTGGGGGCTGAAAGAAAGAACTGGGGAATGATTGATGGGAAGATGCAAATGAGAGAGCCAGTGAGGATTGGGACCAAGACAGGCCAAGGGAGCCCAGGAGGAAGGAAGACAGTAACATATGTGGCAAAATATCAGACATGGGGAAAGCGGAGGTTGTAG